One Proteiniborus ethanoligenes genomic window carries:
- a CDS encoding methyl-accepting chemotaxis protein gives MFKKTFRKPPCEEAECIVKYVEDSLRGKRVDSPDVKYPLHNRVLEHFEKLLDNESKMSKSAKEILNIASSLSSFDVGMSHISYQLMDFAGEMASVSESNLAIVQETTASMNQVSETIDTTTDTLNNLAKESDSLAHKNNESMGLLKEVQSLKDNVIQDTGVMSEKIQQLVDLATEVGRIVESVQTIAEQTNLLALNAAIEAARAGEHGRGFAVVAQEVRKLADDTKENLQGMRQFVERIHEAAQDGIESLDNTLESTGQMSDKIEMVSKTVGENMKMLNSVTNNVDVIHKSMQGIRVAANEINHAMEASSIDAEKLSHMTQSIHNEATQSVEFAKQISQMDNKLSEIVSSIFAGLKGGSNAITNEEILEVINKAKKSHVEWVKGLNKIVTEMRSYPIQTDSKRCAFGHFYHAMHIDHPTIIDDWNHIDKIHHDFHGIGDDVIAAVKNNDSVAAHKLYDEADSLSKQMLSLLEKVEKKIEGLIEDGIKICR, from the coding sequence GTGTTTAAAAAAACTTTTCGTAAACCACCATGTGAAGAAGCAGAATGCATTGTAAAATATGTGGAAGACTCTTTAAGGGGTAAAAGAGTTGACAGTCCTGACGTTAAATATCCTCTTCATAATCGTGTATTAGAGCATTTTGAAAAGCTCCTTGATAATGAAAGTAAAATGTCTAAATCTGCAAAAGAAATTCTCAATATAGCTAGTTCATTAAGTAGCTTTGATGTAGGTATGTCCCATATTTCCTACCAACTAATGGACTTTGCTGGAGAGATGGCATCTGTTAGTGAATCTAACCTTGCAATAGTTCAAGAAACAACTGCAAGCATGAACCAAGTAAGTGAAACTATAGATACAACTACTGACACTTTAAACAATCTTGCAAAGGAATCTGATTCACTAGCACATAAGAATAATGAAAGTATGGGTTTGCTTAAGGAAGTCCAATCTCTTAAGGATAATGTTATACAGGATACAGGAGTTATGAGTGAAAAAATACAGCAATTAGTAGATTTAGCTACCGAGGTTGGAAGAATAGTAGAAAGCGTTCAAACAATTGCAGAGCAAACAAATTTATTAGCTCTAAATGCAGCTATAGAGGCAGCAAGAGCAGGAGAACATGGTCGTGGCTTTGCTGTAGTGGCTCAAGAGGTTCGAAAGCTAGCTGATGATACTAAAGAAAATCTACAGGGAATGCGACAGTTTGTAGAGCGTATTCACGAAGCAGCACAGGATGGAATAGAAAGCTTAGATAACACTTTAGAGTCTACTGGTCAGATGAGTGACAAAATTGAAATGGTATCAAAAACCGTTGGTGAAAACATGAAAATGCTTAATAGTGTAACTAATAATGTAGACGTAATACATAAATCTATGCAGGGCATAAGGGTGGCTGCTAATGAAATAAATCACGCTATGGAAGCTTCAAGTATTGATGCTGAAAAGCTTAGCCACATGACACAAAGCATACATAATGAAGCAACACAAAGCGTAGAGTTTGCTAAGCAAATATCCCAAATGGATAATAAGCTTTCTGAAATCGTTAGTAGCATTTTTGCTGGTCTTAAGGGTGGAAGCAATGCTATTACAAATGAGGAAATATTAGAGGTTATTAATAAAGCTAAGAAATCTCATGTTGAATGGGTGAAGGGACTAAATAAGATAGTAACCGAAATGCGCAGCTATCCAATTCAAACTGACTCTAAAAGATGTGCCTTCGGTCATTTTTATCATGCAATGCACATAGATCATCCAACAATCATAGATGATTGGAACCATATAGACAAAATTCACCATGATTTTCACGGCATAGGAGATGATGTAATAGCTGCAGTAAAGAATAATGATTCTGTAGCTGCACATAAGCTTTATGATGAAGCAGACAGCCTCTCAAAGCAAATGCTATCTCTCTTAGAAAAAGTTGAGAAAAAAATCGAAGGGCTTATTGAAGATGGAATAAAAATATGTAGATAA
- a CDS encoding RluA family pseudouridine synthase, whose product MKESESIIVFDVKTPGLSIEEELRENRGISGRLSRRLQKNNQLYLNGKLSKGNAIVKRGDKIAILMEDEIENSIPINIPLDIIYEDYDLLILNKQPNIVVHPTKSHLDDTIGNGVAYYFKSKNIKKKVRFINRLDMGTSGILVIAKNSFTHQQLSKQMEEDSIEKMYTAVVKGVIEVENGVINAPIGKKEDEPMIREVMKDGQHALTKYKVIERYSDATLVQVKIETGRTHQIRVHMKYIGHPIIGDILYNKESDLINRQALHAHYFKFNHPRTGEEKEVKANLPEDMKELLYKLRD is encoded by the coding sequence ATGAAAGAAAGTGAAAGCATTATAGTTTTTGATGTAAAGACGCCAGGTCTATCTATAGAGGAAGAATTAAGAGAAAATCGCGGAATATCTGGAAGACTATCAAGAAGGCTTCAAAAAAATAATCAGCTATACCTAAATGGGAAATTATCTAAAGGTAATGCAATAGTAAAAAGGGGAGATAAAATAGCTATATTAATGGAGGATGAGATAGAAAATAGTATTCCAATAAATATACCTCTAGATATTATCTATGAAGATTATGATCTTTTGATTTTAAACAAACAGCCTAATATAGTAGTACATCCTACTAAAAGTCATCTAGATGATACAATAGGAAATGGTGTAGCATATTATTTTAAAAGCAAAAATATAAAGAAAAAGGTTAGATTTATTAATAGATTAGACATGGGCACATCAGGAATATTAGTAATTGCAAAAAATTCCTTTACTCATCAGCAGTTATCTAAGCAAATGGAGGAAGATAGTATAGAAAAGATGTATACTGCTGTTGTAAAAGGTGTTATAGAGGTAGAAAATGGTGTAATAAATGCACCTATTGGGAAAAAAGAAGATGAACCTATGATAAGAGAAGTAATGAAAGATGGGCAGCATGCATTAACAAAATATAAAGTGATAGAAAGATATAGTGACGCCACCTTAGTTCAAGTAAAAATAGAAACAGGAAGAACCCATCAAATTAGGGTACATATGAAGTATATTGGTCATCCAATAATCGGAGATATTTTATATAACAAAGAGAGCGATCTTATAAATAGGCAAGCACTTCATGCACATTATTTTAAATTTAACCATCCAAGAACAGGAGAAGAAAAAGAAGTAAAGGCTAATTTACCTGAGGATATGAAAGAGCTGCTCTATAAATTAAGGGATTAA
- the glmL gene encoding methylaspartate mutase accessory protein GlmL has translation MDALLLIDFGSTYTKLTAVDIENEEIICSTKALTTVESDIMIGFENAYKIMQEKYKDKEVKFNEILACSSAAGGLKMVAIGLVPDLTAEAAKRAALGAGSRILEVYSHHLTLREVRDILQKKPDIILLAGGTDGGDKDCIIHNAKMIAMNIKDVPVVVAGNKSASDEIEEVFEKQGVYYRIVDNVMPKLNVLNVEPAREAIREIFMNKIVEAKGMSGAEELINGILMPTPAAVLNAAKILADGTDQEDGIGDLIVVDIGGATTDIHSIAEGEPTKAGVMLTGLQEPYEKRTVEGDLGMRVSAESLWQAVATRKIKKFAPDLKYNIEERCHYLAQNVSEVPKTYEEIEFDEALSMVATEVAMERHVGKIEDVYTPMGKIYSQTGKDLLNTKYLIGTGGVLVHSKNPEKILKAGLYSKDNPKYLKPIEPKLLIDKNYILSVMGLMAVKYPDKAIRILKKYLINLQ, from the coding sequence ATGGACGCACTATTATTAATTGATTTTGGCAGCACTTATACAAAGCTTACGGCAGTAGACATAGAAAACGAAGAAATTATTTGTAGTACCAAGGCATTAACAACAGTGGAAAGCGATATTATGATTGGATTTGAAAATGCATATAAGATAATGCAAGAAAAATATAAAGATAAAGAAGTTAAATTTAACGAAATACTTGCATGTAGCAGTGCAGCAGGAGGTCTAAAAATGGTTGCTATTGGTCTGGTGCCAGACCTTACAGCAGAAGCTGCCAAGAGAGCTGCACTAGGTGCAGGTTCTAGAATTCTGGAAGTATATAGTCACCATCTGACTCTAAGAGAAGTTAGAGATATATTGCAGAAAAAACCAGATATTATTTTATTAGCAGGGGGAACAGATGGAGGAGATAAGGACTGTATCATACATAATGCAAAGATGATAGCTATGAATATAAAAGACGTACCTGTTGTAGTGGCAGGAAATAAAAGTGCTAGTGACGAGATCGAAGAAGTGTTTGAAAAGCAAGGCGTGTATTATCGCATAGTAGATAATGTAATGCCTAAGCTCAATGTGCTGAATGTTGAACCTGCAAGAGAAGCTATAAGAGAAATATTTATGAATAAGATTGTTGAAGCAAAGGGAATGAGTGGAGCAGAAGAGCTTATAAATGGTATTCTTATGCCAACTCCTGCAGCCGTGCTTAATGCAGCAAAAATTTTAGCAGACGGAACAGACCAAGAGGATGGTATAGGTGATTTAATAGTTGTAGATATTGGAGGTGCTACAACAGATATTCATTCTATAGCGGAGGGAGAGCCTACAAAAGCAGGAGTTATGTTAACGGGCCTACAGGAACCTTATGAGAAAAGAACTGTTGAAGGCGATCTTGGTATGCGAGTAAGTGCAGAATCTCTTTGGCAAGCTGTAGCAACACGTAAAATAAAAAAATTTGCTCCAGATTTAAAATATAACATAGAAGAAAGATGTCATTATCTAGCACAAAATGTAAGCGAAGTTCCAAAAACCTATGAAGAAATAGAATTTGATGAAGCCTTGAGTATGGTAGCAACAGAGGTGGCAATGGAGCGACATGTAGGGAAGATAGAAGATGTTTATACTCCAATGGGCAAGATATATTCACAGACTGGAAAAGATTTATTAAACACTAAATATTTAATAGGTACAGGCGGGGTCCTCGTTCATAGTAAAAATCCAGAAAAAATATTGAAAGCTGGTTTATATAGCAAAGATAACCCTAAATATTTAAAACCAATAGAACCAAAACTGTTAATAGATAAGAACTATATTCTTTCTGTAATGGGGCTTATGGCAGTTAAATATCCTGATAAAGCAATTAGGATATTAAAAAAATATCTTATTAACCTACAATAG
- a CDS encoding aminotransferase class I/II-fold pyridoxal phosphate-dependent enzyme: MILENMILDNVRNMPPSGIRKYFDMINEMDDVISLGVGEPDFVTPWNVREAGIYSLEEGHTHYSSNAGFIELRNEISKYLNRRFNLSYNPETEIIVTVGGSEGIDIALRALVGPGDEVIIPEPSFVAYKGCTTFTGATPKVLNLRAEDEFKLTPEMLEEAITPKTKVVIIPYPNNPTGAIMNREELSKIVKVLKDKDIIVLSDEIYAELSYSEEHVSIGSFPEMKDKTIIINGFSKAYAMTGWRLGYVCGHPILIEAMKKIHQYAIMCSPTVSQYAAIEALKHGDNSVTQMVKEYNRRRRVLVDGFRKIGLDCFEPLGAFYVFPSVESTGMTSDEFCEKLLMEERVLAVPGNAFGESGEGFIRACYASSMSNIVEALKRIERFVVSHKN, from the coding sequence ATGATACTAGAAAATATGATTTTAGATAATGTAAGGAATATGCCTCCATCTGGTATAAGAAAATATTTTGATATGATAAATGAAATGGATGATGTAATCTCTTTAGGTGTAGGAGAACCAGATTTTGTTACACCTTGGAATGTAAGGGAAGCTGGAATATATTCTCTTGAAGAAGGACATACTCATTACTCTTCAAATGCTGGGTTTATAGAGTTGCGTAATGAAATTTCAAAATACTTAAATAGAAGATTTAACCTTTCCTACAATCCAGAAACCGAGATAATAGTTACTGTAGGTGGCAGCGAAGGCATAGATATAGCTCTCAGAGCATTAGTAGGTCCTGGAGATGAAGTTATTATACCAGAGCCAAGCTTTGTTGCATATAAAGGATGCACTACCTTTACAGGTGCTACACCAAAGGTATTAAATCTTAGAGCAGAGGACGAATTTAAGCTTACACCTGAAATGTTAGAAGAGGCTATTACTCCAAAAACTAAGGTAGTTATAATTCCATACCCTAACAATCCGACAGGTGCTATTATGAATAGAGAAGAGTTAAGTAAGATTGTAAAGGTGCTAAAGGATAAGGATATAATTGTATTATCTGACGAAATATATGCAGAACTATCATATTCCGAGGAACATGTATCCATAGGAAGCTTTCCAGAAATGAAGGATAAAACCATAATAATAAACGGGTTTTCTAAGGCATATGCAATGACAGGCTGGAGGCTAGGATATGTGTGTGGGCACCCAATCCTAATAGAAGCAATGAAAAAAATCCATCAATATGCTATTATGTGCTCTCCTACAGTATCACAATATGCTGCAATTGAAGCCTTAAAACACGGAGATAATAGCGTCACACAAATGGTAAAGGAATATAATAGAAGAAGAAGGGTATTAGTAGATGGATTTAGAAAAATAGGCTTAGACTGCTTTGAGCCTTTAGGTGCCTTTTATGTGTTTCCATCTGTTGAATCAACAGGCATGACCTCAGATGAATTCTGTGAAAAACTCCTTATGGAGGAAAGAGTCCTAGCAGTACCAGGTAATGCATTTGGAGAAAGTGGAGAAGGATTCATAAGGGCTTGCTATGCATCTTCCATGAGCAATATTGTAGAAGCTCTAAAGAGAATAGAAAGATTTGTTGTAAGTCATAAAAATTAA
- a CDS encoding ATP-dependent metallopeptidase FtsH/Yme1/Tma family protein encodes MELLKSKKVLIVLIAVMVLVLVSIFVFFRNDTQIKKISYVEFNENLENSNIKTVYLSQDAKITGEFKDGSLFETDNPRAEGFKERLLGYGINVWETNGNNTIKDILTIFFVLIVFGGFFYFLNKNSSKQAQKEMTQMSTIEDAGNVPFSTTFDDVAGNEEVKENLREMVDFIREPEKYERYGARMPRGVLLYGPPGTGKTLLAKALAGEAKVPFYAVTGSDFIQVYAGLGASRIRSLFKKARGAEKCVIFIDEIDALGKKRKGSSANGASDESDRTLNALLTEMSGFKGNEGIIVVAATNRIDTLDEALLRPGRFDRQLEVGLPDINARYKILELHSKNKPISDSVDLKRIAYQTVYFSGAKLESLMNESAMIAARFNHSSIDMNHIDKAFYTVIAGEEKKDRSYISLEERKVTAYHEAGHALVTKLVSPLNRVTKISIIPSTKGAGGFSMNIPPDKLYQSKEDILNHIMIALGGRAAEELIFGKDKITTGASNDLQKTTDMIFAMIAKYGMDKEAGLLNYELLLGDSLGNNAYILDRAKSIVNELYSNTLQILKENIYTLESITNSLLENESIDEEELDKIINKCA; translated from the coding sequence ATGGAATTACTAAAAAGCAAAAAAGTTTTAATTGTACTAATTGCTGTTATGGTTTTAGTATTAGTTTCTATATTTGTTTTTTTTAGAAATGATACACAGATAAAAAAAATATCCTATGTAGAATTTAATGAAAACCTTGAAAACAGTAATATAAAAACTGTTTATTTGAGTCAGGACGCAAAAATAACAGGTGAATTCAAAGATGGAAGCCTGTTTGAAACAGATAATCCAAGAGCAGAAGGATTTAAAGAAAGGCTTTTAGGCTATGGAATAAATGTATGGGAGACTAATGGAAATAACACAATAAAGGATATATTAACCATATTTTTTGTTTTAATTGTATTTGGTGGATTTTTTTACTTTTTAAATAAAAATTCATCGAAGCAGGCTCAAAAAGAAATGACTCAAATGTCAACTATTGAAGATGCTGGAAATGTACCATTTTCTACAACCTTTGATGATGTGGCGGGAAACGAAGAAGTAAAAGAAAACCTGCGAGAGATGGTAGATTTTATTAGAGAACCTGAAAAATATGAAAGATATGGCGCTAGAATGCCTAGGGGGGTACTACTTTATGGACCTCCTGGAACTGGTAAAACATTACTCGCAAAGGCCTTAGCAGGTGAAGCAAAGGTTCCATTTTATGCAGTAACTGGTTCGGATTTTATCCAAGTCTATGCTGGACTTGGAGCTAGCAGAATAAGGAGCTTATTTAAAAAAGCTAGAGGAGCTGAAAAATGTGTAATCTTTATAGATGAAATAGATGCTCTTGGTAAAAAAAGAAAAGGTAGCTCTGCTAATGGAGCATCTGATGAAAGTGATAGAACTCTTAATGCATTGCTAACAGAAATGTCAGGCTTTAAGGGAAATGAAGGCATTATAGTAGTTGCTGCCACTAACAGAATAGACACATTAGACGAAGCCTTATTAAGGCCAGGCAGATTTGATAGACAGCTAGAGGTTGGCCTTCCAGATATTAATGCTAGATATAAAATATTAGAGCTCCATAGCAAAAACAAGCCAATAAGCGACAGTGTCGATTTAAAAAGAATTGCTTACCAAACAGTATATTTCAGTGGTGCAAAGCTAGAAAGCCTTATGAACGAATCAGCTATGATAGCTGCTAGATTCAACCACAGCAGTATAGATATGAATCATATAGACAAAGCTTTTTATACTGTTATTGCAGGAGAAGAAAAAAAGGATAGAAGCTATATATCCTTAGAAGAAAGAAAGGTTACTGCTTATCATGAGGCAGGACATGCATTAGTAACTAAGCTTGTTTCTCCACTAAATAGGGTAACTAAAATTAGTATTATTCCCAGTACTAAAGGAGCAGGAGGATTTAGTATGAACATTCCTCCAGATAAGTTATATCAATCTAAAGAAGATATATTAAACCATATTATGATTGCACTTGGTGGAAGGGCTGCTGAAGAGCTAATCTTTGGTAAAGATAAAATAACTACAGGGGCTTCAAATGACTTACAAAAGACTACAGATATGATATTTGCAATGATTGCAAAATACGGTATGGATAAAGAAGCAGGATTATTAAATTATGAGCTGCTATTAGGAGATAGCCTTGGGAACAATGCTTATATATTAGACAGAGCAAAAAGCATAGTAAATGAACTTTATTCAAATACTCTACAAATATTAAAAGAGAATATTTACACATTGGAAAGTATTACCAATAGCTTGTTGGAAAATGAAAGTATAGACGAAGAAGAACTAGATAAAATAATTAATAAATGTGCTTAA
- the spoVB gene encoding stage V sporulation protein B, translating into MNKSNFLYGAFVLAIVNFIVRFIGFGYKIMLSKLIGPEGIGLFQMASPILMFFITFTTAGVPIAVSKLVASQKASGNNQGCKKVLKTALLLAFSMSSIFIAIIVLFGQFICSRILKNDDLYYLIIMLTPAIMIISISAAIRGYFYGLKKVSPAGISQIIEQLSRIPFVIVTIHFFQPISPKYGAAIAIIGISVGEILGLLWLVLHYKLYSSSQARLSLKREVHATFLSRILFIAAPITFSRLIGIIMQLANTVLIPQKLVEAGYTSKEAVSILGKVMGMTMPIIFLPFIVTSALIVNIIPNLSEGFERKSFGSIRANIELCIRLTLLMGIPLTTLFVLFSKPIALTLYNDKQIASYLSFLGLSTVFMSLQSTLAGILNGIGKQVSATLNSFIGMCFQLFFTYSLVSNPSYGINGFFIGFITSSIIICTLNFITLSRVISLNVKILDYIIKPVFASIAGIFSTIFLYNLLLNSTIRSFITLLISLAIGGLVYLFILFFTRALPASLTKRLFNLK; encoded by the coding sequence TTGAATAAATCTAATTTTTTATATGGAGCATTTGTTCTTGCAATAGTTAATTTTATTGTAAGATTTATTGGATTTGGATATAAGATTATGCTATCAAAATTAATTGGCCCTGAAGGAATAGGGCTTTTTCAGATGGCTTCTCCAATTCTAATGTTTTTTATAACCTTCACTACAGCGGGGGTTCCCATAGCCGTATCTAAGCTAGTAGCTTCTCAAAAGGCTTCTGGAAATAATCAAGGTTGCAAAAAAGTTTTAAAAACTGCACTCCTTCTTGCTTTTTCTATGTCCTCTATATTTATTGCTATTATAGTTCTATTTGGGCAATTTATCTGCTCTAGAATATTAAAAAACGATGATCTATACTACTTAATAATAATGCTCACTCCTGCTATAATGATAATATCCATATCTGCAGCTATTAGAGGATATTTTTACGGTTTAAAAAAAGTCAGTCCTGCTGGAATTTCTCAAATTATTGAACAGCTTTCTAGAATACCCTTTGTTATAGTTACTATACACTTTTTCCAACCTATAAGCCCTAAGTATGGAGCAGCTATTGCAATTATTGGAATAAGTGTGGGAGAGATTTTAGGACTTTTGTGGTTAGTCCTTCATTACAAGCTATATTCTAGTTCGCAAGCACGTCTATCATTGAAAAGAGAGGTTCATGCTACTTTTCTATCTAGAATATTATTTATAGCTGCACCTATTACTTTTTCCAGATTAATAGGTATCATAATGCAATTAGCAAATACAGTTTTGATTCCACAGAAGCTTGTAGAGGCTGGTTATACTTCAAAAGAAGCAGTTTCAATATTGGGTAAGGTTATGGGAATGACTATGCCTATAATTTTTTTGCCATTTATAGTTACTTCAGCATTAATAGTAAACATTATTCCAAATTTATCGGAAGGTTTTGAGCGAAAAAGCTTTGGTTCTATTAGAGCTAATATAGAATTATGTATCAGACTCACTCTACTGATGGGCATACCACTTACTACTCTATTTGTTTTGTTTTCAAAGCCAATTGCATTGACCTTGTATAATGATAAGCAAATAGCTTCATATTTAAGTTTTTTAGGGCTAAGTACTGTTTTTATGTCTCTTCAAAGTACATTAGCAGGAATATTAAATGGAATTGGTAAGCAAGTCTCTGCAACATTAAACAGTTTTATTGGCATGTGTTTTCAGCTGTTTTTCACATACTCTTTAGTCAGCAATCCTTCATATGGAATTAATGGGTTTTTTATTGGATTTATTACTTCAAGCATAATAATATGCACTCTGAATTTCATAACATTAAGCAGAGTAATAAGTTTAAATGTAAAAATTCTAGATTATATAATAAAGCCAGTATTTGCTTCTATAGCTGGTATATTTTCAACAATTTTTTTATACAATCTGCTACTGAATTCAACTATTAGAAGCTTTATTACATTATTAATAAGCCTTGCAATTGGAGGCTTGGTTTACCTGTTCATTTTATTTTTCACAAGAGCTCTTCCAGCTTCTCTAACAAAAAGGCTTTTTAACCTTAAGTAA
- a CDS encoding Lrp/AsnC family transcriptional regulator, with translation MEEILEILEKNSRYTDKEIATMSGKTVEEVREAIRDFEEKSIIAGYTTLINWENTGKDTVTALIEVRITPQRGVGFDKVAERIYKYSEVKACYLMSGGFDLTVIVEGKTMKEVALFVSQKLAVQEYVLSTSTHFILKKYKEHGTIFKSKKIDNREVIII, from the coding sequence ATGGAAGAGATTCTTGAGATTTTAGAGAAAAATAGTAGATATACAGACAAGGAAATAGCTACAATGTCTGGAAAAACAGTTGAAGAGGTAAGAGAAGCCATTAGGGATTTTGAGGAAAAAAGTATAATTGCTGGCTACACAACATTGATAAATTGGGAAAATACTGGGAAAGATACTGTTACAGCATTAATAGAAGTAAGAATAACTCCACAAAGAGGAGTAGGGTTTGATAAGGTAGCTGAAAGAATATATAAGTATTCAGAGGTTAAGGCTTGTTACCTAATGTCAGGGGGCTTTGATTTAACAGTTATAGTTGAAGGAAAAACCATGAAAGAAGTAGCCTTATTTGTCTCTCAAAAGCTAGCAGTACAAGAATATGTTCTTAGTACGTCTACACATTTTATTCTTAAAAAATATAAAGAGCATGGAACTATATTTAAATCAAAGAAAATCGACAATAGAGAGGTAATTATTATATGA
- a CDS encoding NAD(+)/NADH kinase: MIKENKKIVNIIHNNNPRSKETSIILEKTLNQYGYIVSDEFDNNAILNICIGGDGAFLRAVHKYGFPYIPFIGVNTGHLGFFHEITPERIHNFVECFSKGKYKLEDIYLAEAIVCTRTSCIELVGVNEIVIKGIDSKVIHLDVSIEDDLLERFSGDGLIVSTPSGSTAYNLSAGGSIVYPSLKTLQLTPLCPINSKAYRSLLNSVIIPDGMTIRVNPEYRDENTVLIIVDGNQINCDNVVEISFKLSDMTLRRLTLDSQSFWAKVKDRFI, from the coding sequence TTGATTAAAGAAAATAAAAAGATAGTTAATATTATACATAATAATAATCCTCGCTCTAAAGAAACTTCAATTATTTTAGAAAAAACACTTAATCAATATGGATATATTGTCTCTGATGAATTTGATAACAATGCTATATTAAATATATGCATAGGTGGCGACGGTGCTTTTTTAAGAGCTGTTCATAAATATGGTTTTCCTTACATACCTTTTATTGGTGTAAATACAGGCCACCTAGGATTCTTTCACGAGATAACTCCAGAAAGAATTCATAACTTCGTTGAATGTTTTTCAAAAGGAAAATATAAGCTTGAGGATATATATTTAGCTGAAGCCATTGTGTGTACAAGAACTAGCTGTATAGAGCTTGTAGGAGTAAATGAAATTGTTATAAAAGGCATCGATTCAAAGGTCATTCACCTTGATGTTTCCATAGAGGATGATCTTTTAGAACGATTTAGTGGAGATGGATTAATTGTTTCTACTCCTAGTGGGAGCACTGCCTATAATCTTTCAGCAGGTGGAAGTATTGTATATCCAAGCTTGAAAACATTGCAGCTTACTCCTCTTTGTCCTATTAACTCAAAGGCTTATAGATCTTTGTTAAACAGTGTAATAATTCCTGATGGAATGACTATAAGAGTTAATCCTGAATACAGAGATGAAAATACTGTTTTAATAATCGTTGATGGAAATCAAATAAACTGTGACAATGTAGTAGAGATTAGCTTTAAGCTTTCTGATATGACACTAAGGAGACTTACTTTAGATAGTCAAAGCTTCTGGGCTAAGGTTAAGGATAGATTTATTTAA
- the glmS gene encoding methylaspartate mutase subunit S: protein MKNNIVLGVIGADCHAVGNRILDYAFTEAGFEVINIGVLSSQEDFINAAIETNARAILVSSLYGHGEIDCRGLREKCEEAGLKDILLYAGGNLVVGKQDWESVEKRFKDMGFNRVYAPGTTPQMGIRDLKEDLKIV from the coding sequence ATGAAAAACAACATAGTACTTGGAGTTATAGGGGCAGATTGTCATGCAGTTGGAAATAGAATTCTTGATTATGCATTTACAGAAGCTGGTTTTGAAGTAATAAACATTGGTGTACTAAGCTCACAGGAAGATTTCATCAATGCAGCAATTGAAACAAATGCACGTGCAATTTTAGTTTCATCTCTTTATGGGCATGGAGAAATTGACTGTAGAGGATTGAGAGAAAAGTGTGAAGAAGCAGGCTTAAAGGATATATTACTATATGCTGGTGGCAATCTTGTAGTAGGGAAGCAGGATTGGGAATCAGTAGAGAAAAGATTTAAGGATATGGGCTTTAACCGTGTATATGCTCCAGGAACAACACCACAAATGGGAATAAGGGATTTAAAAGAAGATTTGAAAATAGTTTAG